A single window of Oceanococcus atlanticus DNA harbors:
- a CDS encoding 2Fe-2S iron-sulfur cluster-binding protein has product MKIKVIDRSGTVMDLHYESGDRLMDVLAELDLVEATCGGECSCATCQVYVDADWLNRLPPKDELELELLDELLNTRETSRLACQIHLSDELDGIPITVAPAE; this is encoded by the coding sequence ATGAAAATCAAAGTCATCGATCGCTCAGGCACGGTCATGGACCTGCACTACGAGAGCGGAGATCGGCTCATGGATGTACTGGCGGAACTCGACTTGGTCGAGGCCACGTGCGGCGGCGAATGCTCCTGTGCGACCTGCCAGGTGTATGTCGATGCGGATTGGCTGAATCGACTGCCACCCAAAGATGAGCTTGAACTTGAGCTGCTTGATGAGCTGCTCAACACCCGCGAGACCAGCCGCTTGGCGTGCCAGATTCATCTCAGTGATGAGCTGGATGGCATTCCGATCACCGTTGCGCCCGCGGAATAA
- a CDS encoding TonB-dependent receptor: MTKGFVWRALPGLFFALSSATLHAQDDLDDLFGPSESSTADEQQTASEAQQVPQASAETAPEQAADAELDTIPVGQDDDIKPVRGSGSRLIEEVIVTAQKREEDVQDVPIMINAFSGEKLDAFGVESTADLQKITPGLTYTYTYGYSLIYIRGVGTDAFLPNADPSVATYIDGINIGPSQGKQDTLGPVERVEVLKGPQGTLFGRNATGGAINIVTADSPDEFIGTAKYSIGNYNSQKYQLYLGSPLTEYAGATLALYKETQDLYGRNEVGGEPGPMREDYVQGGRLKLQAFPTDNLTLTLVGAYNEQFNSNSLSQENTRPAPIFAAGVEADEPDRVWHNDYQGGNDTTNELFGATLEWLTDFADIKLIYSDNNAYVDEAMYDLDSTETSQAKFYSNDQFNLQNTYELQILSNANSPFADFMQWVAGLYRLEGEGGFGSLYLSLNAVGFGSNVIGGTSLLDRLDNVLGGTNLSGLVNNLINSTNDIVLGNGGILTTESNAAYLQSTIFATDWLDVTLGVRYQEETRGLTNSYLDVVLPTAGEPPNAYFDAHRTDQNIRIFNFSVPDLKDETWSPKIALQFRLDDNFQIFASAQRAYKSPTYNIVNFFTNPDAVERETATAFELGFKSDLFDNSLRLNAAVFHTQIDGLLTAIVSIGSGGIVTFKNAGEAEITGAEFDMLWQPMPVSNPGLAIAAGATYLDGTYTDYPNGSGYDDDTGLYFGEDSLIGGPARDFTGNDIVRTPDLTATLSVNQFIGGGSWGDFELGVDYYYNSGFNYTPQNSPFFEQPAYDTWAGRVSYFYNPWGLQLTAFVENAQNTDYYQSILQQDFGRTVTLAPPRLYGLRMKWTF, from the coding sequence ATGACGAAGGGATTTGTTTGGCGGGCCTTGCCAGGTCTGTTTTTCGCGCTGAGCAGCGCAACGTTGCACGCGCAGGACGATCTGGATGACTTGTTCGGCCCGAGCGAATCCTCGACAGCGGACGAACAGCAGACCGCATCCGAGGCTCAGCAGGTACCGCAAGCTTCGGCCGAAACCGCGCCAGAGCAGGCCGCTGACGCCGAGTTGGACACCATTCCCGTAGGGCAGGACGACGACATCAAGCCGGTGCGTGGCAGCGGTAGTCGTTTGATCGAGGAGGTCATCGTGACCGCGCAGAAGCGCGAGGAAGATGTCCAGGATGTGCCGATCATGATCAACGCCTTCAGCGGTGAGAAGCTGGATGCATTCGGGGTCGAGTCGACAGCAGATCTGCAAAAGATCACCCCGGGCCTGACCTACACCTACACCTACGGCTACAGCTTGATCTATATCCGCGGTGTTGGCACGGACGCCTTTTTGCCCAATGCAGATCCCAGCGTTGCCACCTACATCGACGGGATCAACATCGGCCCCAGTCAGGGCAAGCAGGATACGTTAGGGCCTGTCGAGCGGGTCGAAGTGCTCAAAGGCCCGCAAGGTACTTTGTTTGGGCGCAATGCCACCGGCGGCGCGATCAATATTGTCACGGCTGACTCGCCTGATGAGTTTATCGGCACGGCCAAGTATTCCATTGGCAATTACAACTCGCAGAAGTACCAGCTTTATCTGGGTTCACCGCTCACGGAATACGCGGGCGCAACCTTGGCGCTGTATAAGGAAACCCAGGATCTCTACGGTCGCAATGAGGTGGGCGGTGAGCCGGGTCCAATGCGTGAGGACTATGTTCAGGGTGGTCGTCTCAAGCTGCAGGCGTTTCCCACGGACAACCTGACACTGACGCTGGTGGGCGCCTATAACGAGCAGTTCAACAGCAACTCGTTGTCGCAGGAAAATACCCGGCCTGCGCCGATCTTTGCCGCAGGCGTCGAAGCGGATGAGCCTGACCGCGTTTGGCACAACGACTATCAGGGCGGCAATGACACCACCAACGAATTGTTCGGCGCGACCCTGGAATGGTTGACCGATTTTGCCGACATCAAGCTGATTTACTCGGACAACAATGCGTATGTTGATGAGGCCATGTATGACCTGGACTCAACGGAAACATCGCAGGCCAAGTTCTACAGCAATGACCAATTCAACCTGCAGAACACCTATGAGCTGCAGATTTTGTCCAACGCCAACTCGCCGTTTGCCGATTTCATGCAGTGGGTGGCGGGGCTCTACCGCCTGGAGGGTGAGGGTGGTTTCGGAAGTTTGTACCTCAGCTTGAATGCAGTGGGATTCGGCTCCAATGTGATCGGCGGAACAAGCTTGCTGGACCGACTCGACAACGTGCTGGGCGGCACCAACCTGAGCGGCCTGGTCAACAACCTGATCAACTCAACCAATGACATTGTGCTCGGCAATGGCGGGATTCTGACCACTGAATCCAACGCGGCTTATCTGCAGTCCACGATATTTGCAACGGACTGGCTGGATGTAACGCTGGGTGTACGTTATCAGGAAGAAACCCGCGGTTTGACCAATAGCTATCTGGACGTGGTGCTGCCGACGGCAGGCGAGCCACCAAACGCCTACTTTGATGCCCACCGCACGGATCAGAATATTCGGATCTTCAACTTCAGCGTGCCCGATCTGAAGGACGAAACCTGGTCGCCCAAGATTGCGCTTCAGTTCCGTCTCGACGACAACTTTCAGATCTTTGCTTCGGCCCAGCGCGCTTACAAGAGTCCGACCTATAACATCGTCAACTTCTTCACCAATCCCGACGCGGTGGAGCGTGAAACGGCGACAGCCTTCGAGCTGGGCTTCAAATCGGATTTGTTCGACAACTCACTGCGCTTGAACGCTGCGGTGTTCCATACCCAGATTGACGGCTTGCTGACCGCGATTGTGTCGATTGGCTCGGGCGGCATCGTGACCTTCAAAAACGCCGGCGAGGCTGAAATCACCGGTGCGGAATTCGACATGTTGTGGCAGCCGATGCCGGTGTCCAACCCCGGACTTGCGATTGCGGCGGGGGCAACCTATCTGGACGGAACCTACACCGACTACCCCAATGGGTCGGGCTACGATGATGACACCGGGCTGTATTTTGGTGAGGACAGTCTGATCGGCGGTCCGGCGCGAGATTTTACCGGCAACGACATTGTTCGCACGCCAGACCTGACCGCCACCTTGTCGGTCAATCAGTTCATCGGTGGTGGTTCGTGGGGTGATTTTGAGCTGGGCGTCGACTACTACTACAACAGTGGTTTCAACTACACGCCGCAAAATTCACCGTTCTTCGAGCAGCCGGCTTATGACACTTGGGCCGGGCGCGTGTCGTATTTCTACAACCCCTGGGGGCTTCAGCTCACGGCGTTTGTCGAGAATGCACAGAACACCGACTACTACCAATCCATCCTGCAACAGGATTTTGGTCGCACGGTCACGCTGGCGCCGCCGCGCTTGTACGGACTGCGCATGAAGTGGACCTTCTGA
- a CDS encoding cytochrome P450, which produces MAELKYGADFDVTKLLDPDVIANPYPYYALLRARPPQFGLLDYPPGTVPGVDQPNPAWVFTRYEDVQGVMKNHDAFSSRDPMQEASEAPTLMLVNHDRPRHTLLRNIAKKAFTPKRVGTDIAPLVTQTISEMVNGLIDNDIDFMQEVAGVLPSVVMTFLIGTPREDYPKLVRWANAFMVSSDFTPEERQQCNIELFTYYSTKVAECYAAIERGDEVPDTLMAAFIRAEDEGQHLTKEEVVLFCITLVVAGAETTTYLLGNLVATLQEEPEFFDLLKRDRTQVRPFIEESLRRDGPPQRLFRVATQDIEHGGVQIKQGDWVAFFMAAANRDPDMFEQPDKFILNRPNIGRHVTFGHGIHHCLGSSVARMEAEKMLEVILDNCSGIDAGSKPKQRQRGGLLTFGLQSLPVVLKS; this is translated from the coding sequence GTGGCCGAGCTGAAATACGGAGCGGATTTCGATGTGACGAAACTGCTCGATCCGGACGTCATTGCGAATCCATACCCCTACTACGCACTGCTGCGAGCGCGGCCGCCTCAGTTTGGTTTGCTCGACTATCCGCCCGGCACTGTGCCGGGTGTGGACCAGCCCAATCCGGCCTGGGTTTTTACCCGCTACGAAGATGTCCAGGGGGTGATGAAGAACCATGACGCCTTCTCGTCACGTGACCCGATGCAAGAGGCCTCGGAAGCGCCCACGCTGATGCTGGTCAACCATGACCGGCCGCGCCATACCCTGTTGCGCAACATTGCCAAAAAAGCCTTTACGCCCAAGCGCGTGGGCACCGACATTGCGCCTTTGGTCACGCAAACGATCAGCGAGATGGTCAATGGTCTGATTGATAACGACATCGACTTCATGCAGGAAGTGGCTGGGGTGCTGCCTTCGGTGGTCATGACCTTTTTGATTGGCACGCCGCGTGAGGATTATCCCAAGCTGGTGCGCTGGGCCAATGCGTTCATGGTTTCTTCGGATTTCACCCCTGAAGAGCGTCAGCAGTGCAACATCGAATTGTTTACCTACTACAGCACCAAAGTGGCGGAGTGCTACGCCGCGATTGAGCGCGGTGACGAGGTGCCTGACACTTTGATGGCAGCGTTCATCCGGGCTGAGGATGAAGGCCAGCATTTGACCAAGGAAGAGGTTGTGCTGTTCTGCATCACCTTAGTCGTCGCGGGGGCGGAAACCACCACCTATCTGCTTGGGAATCTGGTCGCAACGCTGCAGGAAGAGCCTGAATTTTTCGACCTGCTTAAACGTGATCGTACCCAGGTGCGCCCGTTCATCGAGGAGAGCCTGCGGCGAGACGGTCCGCCGCAGCGATTGTTCCGCGTGGCAACGCAGGATATCGAACATGGCGGTGTGCAGATCAAGCAGGGCGACTGGGTGGCATTTTTCATGGCTGCGGCCAACCGCGATCCGGATATGTTCGAACAGCCGGACAAGTTCATTCTCAATCGCCCCAATATCGGTCGCCACGTCACCTTTGGTCATGGCATTCATCATTGCCTGGGATCCAGCGTGGCGCGGATGGAGGCCGAAAAGATGCTTGAGGTCATTCTCGATAACTGCAGCGGCATTGATGCGGGATCGAAGCCCAAGCAGCGCCAGCGTGGTGGATTGCTGACCTTCGGACTGCAGAGCCTGCCGGTGGTGCTCAAGTCCTAG
- a CDS encoding MarR family winged helix-turn-helix transcriptional regulator gives MIKLKTTVKKITHDDAAGHFLELFYPIHYAIGMQVEDALRCSGELDRHQTVIMWLLRTEGLKNGSSSLRRKDIERCLTSWYDITSSTVSKALRSLAKPPHNFITISEDPNSGREKLVTVTPAGQRYYRRMVENATTFIKLATDRMTEEENSMGIHMFQRITDIFQDLRDEGRIDSVENKANAKAKGRPRTRKPAAT, from the coding sequence TTGATAAAACTAAAAACCACCGTCAAGAAGATCACCCACGACGATGCTGCAGGGCACTTCCTGGAGCTGTTCTACCCGATCCATTACGCCATCGGCATGCAGGTCGAGGATGCCCTGCGCTGTAGCGGTGAACTCGATCGTCACCAAACCGTCATCATGTGGCTGCTGCGCACCGAGGGGCTGAAAAATGGCAGCTCCAGCCTGCGCCGCAAAGACATCGAACGCTGCCTGACGTCCTGGTACGACATCACCAGCAGCACCGTGTCCAAGGCCTTGCGCTCACTGGCAAAACCGCCGCACAACTTCATCACCATCAGCGAAGACCCCAATTCAGGACGCGAAAAACTGGTCACCGTAACGCCGGCCGGCCAACGCTACTATCGCCGCATGGTTGAGAACGCCACCACATTCATCAAGCTGGCAACCGACCGCATGACGGAAGAGGAAAATTCCATGGGTATTCACATGTTCCAGCGCATCACCGATATCTTTCAGGACCTGCGTGATGAGGGCCGAATCGACTCGGTGGAAAACAAGGCGAATGCCAAGGCCAAGGGGCGGCCACGCACACGCAAACCCGCCGCGACATAG
- a CDS encoding zinc ribbon domain-containing protein YjdM codes for MNSLPPCPACQSAYTYEDGHLLVCPECGHEWSLDAAPQSNAPQYKDAHGNALQDGDSVSVIKDLKIKGSSSVVKVGTKVKNIRLVDGDHNIDCKIDGIGAMKLKSEFVKKI; via the coding sequence ATGAACAGCCTGCCACCGTGTCCGGCCTGCCAGTCGGCCTATACCTATGAGGATGGACATCTGCTGGTGTGCCCGGAATGTGGTCATGAATGGTCGCTTGATGCAGCCCCGCAAAGCAACGCTCCGCAATACAAAGATGCGCACGGTAATGCGTTGCAGGATGGTGACAGCGTCAGCGTGATCAAGGACCTCAAGATCAAGGGCTCATCTTCGGTGGTTAAGGTCGGCACCAAAGTGAAAAACATTCGTCTTGTCGATGGCGATCACAACATCGATTGCAAGATCGATGGTATCGGCGCGATGAAATTGAAATCTGAGTTCGTCAAGAAAATCTAG
- a CDS encoding coniferyl aldehyde dehydrogenase: MTAESQAVAERGHSAPDELSRKLAVLRDAYEAERYPDIEVRKDRLQRLWSALDTHARRLCEALNSDFGHRSPKQSYFTDIATTGKSIRLTRKGLARWMKPEKRKVDFPFSVLGASARVEYQPLGVVGILSPWNVPVNLTLTPLAGVLGAGNRAMIKPSEHTPATSQVMVELIASAFSDDEVTTVTGGADIGQRFSALAFDHLVFTGGTAIARHIMRAAADNLTPLTLELGGKSPVLVGEDADLNLAAKRTVFGKVFNAGQVCLAPDYVLVHERQREALVSAIQAEIQATLPEGAMSDDYVAVINERQSDRIKAYLDEARAAGARVWSADAGQGRRIPITLIVDPPEDLRVCHEEIFGPLLVVRSYAQFAQALDYINARPRPLALYYFGNNATQRRQVIQDTVSGGVTINDVVMHYTFDDLPFGGVGPSGMGAYHGFDGFRQFSHARAVYHQTRFDLGRIIRPPYGRAFELFSRHVMTRG, translated from the coding sequence ATGACCGCAGAGTCGCAGGCCGTTGCTGAGCGAGGGCATAGCGCCCCGGACGAACTCAGCCGCAAGCTGGCTGTATTACGAGACGCCTACGAAGCCGAGCGCTATCCCGATATTGAGGTTCGCAAGGACCGCCTGCAGCGCTTGTGGTCGGCGCTGGATACGCACGCTCGGCGTTTGTGCGAAGCCCTGAACAGCGATTTCGGTCACCGCTCACCCAAACAGTCGTACTTCACCGATATTGCGACCACCGGGAAATCAATACGCCTCACTCGCAAAGGCTTGGCCCGTTGGATGAAGCCGGAAAAGCGCAAGGTGGATTTCCCATTTTCTGTGCTGGGTGCGTCGGCACGCGTTGAGTACCAGCCGCTTGGCGTGGTCGGCATTCTGAGCCCATGGAACGTGCCGGTGAACCTGACACTGACACCCCTGGCGGGGGTATTGGGCGCTGGCAACCGGGCCATGATCAAACCCTCTGAGCACACGCCGGCGACATCGCAGGTCATGGTGGAGCTGATTGCTTCGGCATTTTCCGATGATGAAGTCACCACGGTGACCGGAGGTGCGGATATTGGGCAGCGCTTCAGTGCGCTGGCATTCGATCACCTGGTGTTCACCGGAGGCACCGCCATTGCGCGACACATCATGCGTGCAGCGGCTGACAACCTGACACCGCTGACGCTTGAGTTGGGAGGGAAATCACCGGTGCTGGTCGGCGAGGATGCGGATCTCAATCTAGCCGCCAAGCGCACCGTATTCGGCAAGGTCTTCAATGCCGGGCAGGTCTGCCTGGCACCTGATTATGTGCTCGTGCATGAACGTCAGCGCGAAGCCTTGGTGTCTGCGATTCAGGCGGAAATTCAGGCAACTCTGCCTGAGGGCGCGATGAGCGACGACTACGTTGCCGTCATCAATGAACGCCAAAGTGACCGGATCAAGGCCTACCTGGATGAGGCGCGGGCCGCCGGTGCGCGGGTCTGGTCAGCCGATGCAGGGCAGGGACGACGTATACCGATCACACTGATCGTGGACCCGCCGGAAGATTTGCGGGTCTGCCATGAGGAAATCTTTGGGCCCTTGCTGGTGGTGCGAAGTTATGCCCAGTTTGCACAGGCCCTGGATTACATCAATGCACGGCCACGGCCGTTGGCCCTGTACTACTTTGGCAACAACGCCACACAGCGTCGGCAGGTTATCCAGGACACGGTCTCCGGTGGCGTCACCATCAACGATGTGGTGATGCACTACACCTTCGATGATCTGCCATTTGGGGGCGTAGGGCCGAGTGGCATGGGGGCTTATCACGGCTTCGACGGTTTCCGGCAGTTTTCCCATGCGCGCGCCGTGTATCACCAGACGCGCTTTGATCTTGGTCGCATCATCCGACCCCCGTATGGCCGTGCTTTCGAGCTGTTTTCGCGCCACGTCATGACACGCGGATAA
- a CDS encoding nuclear transport factor 2 family protein, with product MSTPEVDTTIEVFTRFGNKDVPAILELLNDDVVIEFYGPSVIPYAGNYRGLAEAETFFSTVLSSVDIHQFEPEQFLSDGKMVTVTGQLHLTARSTGRDIRSDFAHVITVENGKWTRFRDFMNTAEAVAAFS from the coding sequence ATGAGTACCCCAGAAGTCGACACCACCATTGAAGTGTTTACCCGTTTCGGCAACAAGGACGTGCCAGCGATTCTTGAACTGCTCAACGACGATGTAGTGATCGAGTTTTATGGCCCATCGGTCATTCCGTATGCGGGCAACTACCGTGGTTTGGCCGAGGCAGAGACTTTCTTTTCGACCGTGCTCAGCTCCGTCGACATTCATCAGTTTGAGCCGGAGCAGTTTCTGAGCGACGGCAAGATGGTGACCGTGACCGGCCAACTTCATCTCACGGCGCGTTCAACCGGCCGGGATATTCGCTCGGATTTTGCCCATGTCATTACAGTTGAGAATGGCAAGTGGACACGTTTTCGCGACTTCATGAATACCGCTGAGGCGGTCGCAGCATTCAGTTGA
- a CDS encoding OmpA family protein encodes MKAINLVSAGLALAMGLPTIAAAENLAPFERGLYVAPMASYVEPDSDRTLDDGLGGTLALGYRVNPGLAIELYGAFSELDAVDGDGTSSTLSGGGIAALVFVPQLGGLHLPLAIGYLNSDHQGSAGEEYKGLSFEAGLGYLLPISFGRYRFGLRADARFRHHNGQDGQRLDEEASGIQDILYNLGLQLPFGLQPPPPPPPAPEPVVVAPADSDSDGVLDRDDQCPGTTYGSRVDERGCAPPPPPPPCPQTLENVDEVELRGCAAGDVIALRGVNFDTDKAELTETSEALLSEVAQQLREHPSMQIEVAGHTDNQGRASYNLDLSERRAQTVRSYLIERGVESSRLSTRGFGETSPMTSNDDAAGRALNRRVELRILDADSAG; translated from the coding sequence ATGAAGGCCATCAATCTGGTCTCGGCAGGTTTGGCTTTGGCCATGGGTTTGCCGACGATCGCAGCCGCTGAAAACTTGGCACCGTTTGAGCGAGGTCTCTACGTGGCGCCCATGGCGTCTTATGTTGAGCCTGATTCAGACCGCACACTGGATGACGGTCTGGGGGGCACGCTGGCCCTGGGCTACAGGGTCAATCCCGGGTTGGCGATTGAGCTCTACGGCGCGTTCAGCGAGCTTGATGCGGTGGACGGTGATGGCACTAGCTCCACGCTCAGCGGTGGTGGCATTGCCGCGCTGGTATTCGTGCCCCAACTTGGTGGCCTGCATCTGCCTTTGGCCATCGGCTATCTCAACAGCGATCATCAGGGCAGTGCCGGAGAAGAGTACAAGGGGCTCAGCTTTGAGGCCGGGCTTGGCTATTTGCTGCCGATCAGCTTTGGCCGCTATCGCTTTGGGCTGCGTGCCGACGCACGTTTTCGTCATCACAACGGGCAGGATGGCCAGCGTCTGGATGAAGAGGCCTCGGGTATACAGGACATCCTCTACAACCTGGGCCTGCAGCTGCCGTTCGGGCTGCAGCCGCCGCCACCGCCGCCGCCTGCACCAGAGCCGGTGGTTGTTGCACCGGCCGACAGCGATAGCGATGGTGTGCTGGATCGAGATGACCAGTGCCCAGGAACCACCTATGGCAGTCGCGTGGATGAGCGCGGTTGTGCGCCACCACCGCCGCCTCCGCCATGTCCGCAAACGCTTGAAAACGTTGATGAGGTTGAACTTAGGGGCTGTGCGGCTGGTGATGTGATCGCCTTGCGTGGGGTCAACTTTGACACCGACAAGGCCGAGCTGACTGAGACCAGCGAAGCGTTGCTGAGCGAAGTGGCACAGCAGTTGCGAGAGCATCCTTCTATGCAGATTGAAGTCGCCGGACATACGGACAATCAAGGCCGGGCATCGTATAACCTGGATTTGTCGGAGCGGCGTGCGCAAACGGTCCGCAGCTACCTGATTGAACGGGGTGTTGAGTCGTCACGTCTGAGCACACGCGGGTTTGGTGAGACATCGCCCATGACCAGCAACGATGATGCGGCGGGGCGCGCGCTAAATCGCCGCGTCGAATTGCGAATTCTTGATGCCGACAGCGCTGGTTAA
- a CDS encoding NAD(P)/FAD-dependent oxidoreductase: MNAPQRVVVVGGGQAATQLIGSLRGHGYEGQITLFCDEDVLPYHRPPLSKKFLLGELPLEKLAIRKAAYYQTHNVDVHLGRAVVAIDTATQCVVDEAGQTTPYDALVLATGGRPRDLALVPQGMSGVFTMRTYADSQALRERLNGAERVVLVGGGYIGLEVAASLRTLGCQVSVLEMQSRVLERSAAAPIAQRLVEEHLRQGSQVHCGVGVSRVLGQDAFAGVETSAGERLEADVLVVGIGMQANSELAEAAGLACDDGILVDTTGQSSDARIYAIGDVARPRLTQGHGGVRLESVDNAIHTANVVAAAITGATPPQPVAPWFWSDQYKSKLQMVGLAPAAQGWLQRASADGTRLSCFLLDGNRLRAAQCLNAAGDFIVAKRLIATGQAVDPAALTNPAIALRDLLTTASE, encoded by the coding sequence ATGAATGCGCCCCAGCGTGTTGTGGTTGTTGGCGGAGGGCAGGCCGCGACCCAACTGATTGGCAGCTTGCGTGGGCACGGCTATGAAGGGCAGATCACTTTGTTCTGTGATGAAGACGTGCTGCCTTATCACCGCCCGCCGTTGTCGAAAAAATTCCTGCTCGGCGAACTGCCGCTGGAAAAGCTTGCGATTCGCAAAGCAGCTTACTACCAGACGCACAACGTCGATGTGCATCTTGGCCGAGCGGTGGTCGCAATTGATACGGCCACGCAATGCGTTGTTGATGAGGCCGGACAGACCACGCCCTATGACGCACTGGTGCTGGCGACAGGCGGACGGCCGCGCGATCTTGCATTGGTTCCGCAGGGCATGAGCGGTGTATTTACCATGCGGACCTATGCCGACAGTCAGGCCCTGCGTGAACGTTTGAATGGCGCCGAGCGGGTGGTGCTGGTGGGCGGTGGCTACATTGGCCTTGAGGTCGCGGCGTCGCTACGCACGTTGGGTTGTCAGGTCAGCGTGCTTGAAATGCAATCCAGAGTATTGGAGCGCTCAGCCGCAGCGCCCATCGCGCAGCGACTGGTGGAAGAGCATCTCCGCCAGGGCAGCCAGGTGCATTGTGGTGTTGGCGTTTCACGCGTGCTTGGCCAGGACGCTTTTGCCGGCGTAGAGACCAGTGCCGGCGAGCGACTGGAGGCGGATGTTTTAGTCGTGGGCATCGGCATGCAGGCCAATAGTGAGCTGGCCGAGGCCGCAGGTCTGGCCTGCGACGATGGCATCCTGGTCGATACCACGGGGCAGAGCAGCGATGCCCGCATATACGCCATCGGTGATGTGGCGCGCCCACGCCTGACTCAAGGCCATGGCGGCGTGCGACTGGAATCAGTAGACAACGCCATTCACACCGCCAATGTGGTGGCTGCTGCGATCACAGGTGCCACGCCGCCGCAGCCGGTGGCCCCCTGGTTCTGGTCCGACCAATACAAAAGCAAACTGCAGATGGTGGGTTTGGCGCCAGCGGCGCAAGGCTGGTTGCAGCGTGCCAGTGCCGATGGAACGCGCCTGAGCTGCTTCCTGCTTGATGGCAATCGTCTGCGTGCGGCGCAGTGTCTGAATGCCGCCGGGGATTTCATTGTGGCCAAGCGCTTGATCGCGACAGGCCAGGCTGTGGACCCCGCAGCGCTCACAAATCCGGCGATCGCATTGCGCGATCTGCTCACTACGGCTTCGGAATAA
- a CDS encoding enoyl-CoA hydratase-related protein has translation MAKLMLQTDAFCLNRQGAIAELTLTRAEQLNTLQDAFWGDLSDALERVDADPTLRVLILRAEGEHFCAGMDLDFFAAVRAHGDAEPGRYREWLRRKIRYLQRPMDQIEALRIPVIAATQGACIGAGLDLVCATDLRLCSAEAFYCIHEINVAITADLGVLQRMPNLIAPAIVDDLALTGRRMPADEARGSGFVRQLVDAPQDLPAAAMQLAEQLAALSPLALAGTKTALRRNRRSEIADGLDYMTVWNAAMFVTDDIPQAIEAQRQRQAAAFQDLLP, from the coding sequence ATGGCCAAGCTGATGTTGCAAACCGATGCCTTTTGTCTGAATCGCCAAGGTGCGATTGCCGAGCTGACACTGACCCGAGCAGAGCAGCTGAACACCTTGCAGGATGCTTTCTGGGGCGACTTGTCTGATGCCTTGGAGCGTGTAGACGCTGACCCAACGCTGCGCGTGCTGATTTTGCGTGCAGAGGGTGAACACTTCTGTGCGGGCATGGATCTGGATTTCTTCGCCGCGGTGCGTGCCCATGGCGACGCGGAGCCGGGCCGCTATCGTGAATGGCTGAGACGCAAGATTCGCTATTTGCAACGCCCGATGGACCAGATCGAGGCTTTGCGTATTCCGGTGATTGCCGCCACGCAAGGGGCGTGCATCGGTGCCGGGCTGGATCTTGTCTGTGCAACAGATCTTCGCCTGTGCTCGGCCGAAGCGTTTTACTGCATCCACGAGATCAATGTTGCGATTACCGCAGACCTTGGTGTGCTGCAGCGGATGCCGAACCTGATCGCCCCGGCGATCGTGGACGATCTGGCGCTGACCGGGCGGCGTATGCCGGCAGATGAAGCACGCGGCAGCGGATTTGTGCGTCAGCTTGTCGATGCGCCGCAAGATCTGCCGGCAGCCGCGATGCAGTTGGCCGAGCAACTGGCGGCTCTGTCGCCGTTGGCTCTGGCCGGCACCAAAACGGCATTGCGGCGTAACCGGCGTAGCGAGATTGCTGACGGACTTGATTACATGACGGTGTGGAACGCGGCCATGTTCGTCACCGACGATATCCCGCAGGCCATAGAGGCTCAGCGCCAACGCCAAGCCGCAGCGTTCCAGGACTTATTGCCATGA